Proteins co-encoded in one Christiangramia fulva genomic window:
- a CDS encoding aldo/keto reductase yields the protein MEISNIGGRWKLSNGVKIPYLGLGVYKAKDGNEVKNAVKVALDAGYRLIDTATFYHNEEGVGEAIRESGIPREEIFVTTKLWIDDQLNDNTENAFYKSLDRLKLDYIDLYLIHWPVPEKYLESWKVIQKIYDSGKVKAIGVSNCLEHHLESLKALGGISPMLVQNEFHPRLVQKDLIEYCHKNDIIYQAWSPLMRAEILSNQTIQKIAKKHQKTPAQVVIRWDLQMGVATIPKSVHKKRIEENARVFDFELSKDEMELITSLDKEERTGAHPDKFMRHFGE from the coding sequence ATGGAAATCAGCAATATAGGCGGAAGGTGGAAACTTTCCAATGGCGTGAAAATCCCTTATTTAGGCTTAGGTGTCTATAAGGCAAAAGATGGAAACGAGGTTAAAAATGCGGTAAAGGTCGCGCTGGATGCCGGATACCGGCTCATAGATACCGCAACTTTTTACCATAATGAAGAAGGAGTGGGAGAGGCGATTCGCGAAAGCGGGATTCCCCGTGAAGAGATCTTTGTTACCACAAAATTATGGATCGATGACCAACTGAATGATAATACCGAAAATGCTTTTTATAAATCTTTAGATCGACTGAAACTGGATTATATCGACCTCTACCTTATTCACTGGCCGGTTCCTGAAAAATATCTGGAGAGCTGGAAAGTAATTCAGAAGATTTATGATAGCGGTAAAGTAAAAGCGATTGGGGTGAGCAATTGCCTCGAGCACCACCTTGAAAGTCTGAAAGCTTTGGGAGGAATTTCGCCGATGCTGGTTCAGAACGAATTCCATCCCAGGCTCGTACAAAAAGACCTTATTGAGTATTGCCATAAAAACGATATTATTTATCAGGCATGGTCACCATTGATGCGGGCCGAAATACTTTCAAATCAAACTATTCAGAAAATTGCAAAAAAGCACCAAAAAACTCCTGCTCAGGTGGTGATCAGGTGGGATTTGCAAATGGGAGTGGCCACCATTCCGAAAAGCGTACACAAAAAACGGATCGAAGAAAATGCCCGGGTCTTCGACTTTGAACTTTCTAAAGATGAAATGGAGCTAATTACATCGCTGGATAAAGAGGAGAGAACCGGGGCCCACCCTGATAAATTTATGAGACACTTTGGAGAATAA
- a CDS encoding carboxypeptidase-like regulatory domain-containing protein — translation MRQIFLFLILILVAFTGYSQKEISGQVLDDQGEKLSGATVMISKDSVSSILAYAISDNEGKFKIKLSEKTDSLFLKISYIGFGTYTRSIPNKTQELKIRLGKSSEALKEVIVTAEMIEQRGDTLSFSVAAFKGKSDRVIADVLRKMPGIEIRPGGQIYYRDKPIQKYYIQGLDLLEGRYNLANDNLSADAVSKIEILENHQPIKALDSLEFSERASINIKLKKDITYSGTATAGIGGAPFLWQTKITPMIFTKKRQAIVTYQSNNTGNDVSDEIRKFSIKYSGIDFDINQEDWLAIQNISAPPFSSERWLNNNVHLGSANILQRVKRDLDLKLNISYLNDYQQQDGRTQTRYFTPTDTIDVIENTNNNNFVSKLEGELTLENNAEKNYLKDQIEFKGFWNTNRGLIDRPDTQIKQQLDKPFFGIKNDLRLLRTLGKQLITFNSNTGFTANNQDLLVHPGQFEAIFNDGDPYGEIQQLVSSRRIYTDNSAGFTKALRKFTISPRFGFSIQNQQLDTDIVLEGEEVSSTAFKNRAEFIQSSVYFKNAFRFESKDETWNLRINTPLEFKSLHFEDDNFEETRALNRIIFAPNFYMKRKISAYWEANASAGLNYHFGELQQLYYGFVLNGYRNLNRYNAPISEETQQNYKGGLGYRNPIKQLFINASYSYIFSENNLLYSSNIGENGTTILEAVARDNSFDNHSFNASGSKYFRKIKTTLKLNASYNLSKRQQLLNNILTEVNTQSLNLRGSVDANISSWLIASYSGKFSTYISGFEDRNFQKIETHQHILDLYFYPKDNQYLRVSGEYYGNSLSENGDNYFVNLGYQFTFEKPKLDLHINWRNILNTEEFIHAYNNQYYYVQSSYRLRPSQVLATLKFRL, via the coding sequence TTGAGGCAGATTTTCCTTTTCCTGATATTGATATTAGTAGCTTTTACGGGTTATTCTCAAAAAGAAATTTCGGGCCAGGTTCTTGACGATCAAGGTGAAAAACTTAGCGGCGCTACCGTGATGATAAGTAAAGATTCTGTCTCTTCAATACTCGCGTATGCTATTTCTGATAATGAAGGGAAGTTCAAAATAAAATTATCCGAAAAGACTGATTCCCTATTTTTAAAGATTTCTTATATCGGTTTCGGAACTTACACAAGGTCCATTCCGAATAAAACCCAGGAGTTAAAAATAAGGCTGGGAAAATCTTCTGAAGCGCTTAAAGAAGTTATAGTAACCGCCGAAATGATCGAACAGCGTGGCGATACTTTAAGTTTTTCAGTAGCGGCATTCAAAGGGAAAAGCGACCGGGTAATTGCGGATGTGCTCAGGAAGATGCCCGGAATAGAAATAAGGCCGGGCGGACAGATTTATTACAGAGATAAACCCATTCAAAAATATTATATCCAAGGTTTAGATCTTTTGGAGGGAAGATACAATCTAGCAAATGATAACCTTTCTGCTGATGCGGTTTCCAAAATCGAGATCCTGGAAAATCATCAGCCAATAAAGGCTTTGGATAGTTTGGAATTTTCAGAGCGCGCATCTATAAATATCAAGCTTAAAAAAGATATTACATATAGCGGAACGGCCACAGCCGGAATTGGAGGAGCGCCTTTCCTTTGGCAAACAAAGATTACGCCTATGATTTTTACTAAAAAACGACAGGCGATTGTTACTTATCAGAGCAATAATACTGGCAACGACGTTTCCGATGAGATCCGCAAATTTTCCATCAAATATTCTGGGATCGATTTTGATATAAATCAAGAGGATTGGCTGGCCATTCAGAATATATCAGCACCTCCATTTTCTTCGGAGCGATGGTTGAATAATAATGTTCATTTAGGTTCAGCAAACATTTTACAGCGCGTTAAAAGAGATTTGGACCTTAAGCTGAATATTTCTTATCTCAATGATTATCAGCAACAGGATGGCCGCACCCAAACACGCTATTTTACACCTACAGATACGATCGATGTGATCGAGAATACCAATAACAATAATTTTGTAAGTAAGTTAGAGGGAGAACTTACATTAGAAAATAATGCCGAAAAAAATTACCTGAAGGATCAAATAGAATTTAAAGGATTTTGGAATACCAATCGCGGATTGATCGACCGCCCTGATACACAAATTAAGCAGCAGCTGGATAAGCCTTTCTTCGGAATTAAAAACGACTTACGTTTGCTTCGGACTCTAGGAAAACAATTGATTACTTTTAATTCGAATACCGGTTTTACCGCAAATAATCAGGATCTATTGGTGCATCCGGGACAATTTGAAGCTATTTTTAATGATGGCGATCCCTATGGCGAAATTCAACAACTGGTTTCTTCAAGGAGAATATATACCGATAATTCGGCCGGTTTTACCAAAGCACTGCGCAAATTTACCATTTCGCCTAGATTTGGATTTTCGATTCAGAATCAGCAATTAGATACCGATATTGTTCTGGAAGGAGAGGAGGTTTCAAGTACCGCTTTTAAAAACAGAGCCGAATTTATACAATCTTCAGTGTATTTTAAAAACGCTTTCAGATTTGAAAGTAAGGATGAAACCTGGAATTTGCGTATAAACACACCGCTTGAATTTAAAAGCTTGCACTTTGAAGATGATAATTTTGAGGAGACCAGAGCATTGAATCGTATAATTTTTGCACCTAATTTTTATATGAAGAGAAAAATTTCAGCCTATTGGGAGGCAAATGCTTCAGCAGGATTGAATTATCATTTTGGAGAACTTCAGCAATTATATTATGGGTTTGTACTGAATGGCTATCGAAATTTGAACCGGTACAATGCCCCTATTTCCGAAGAAACCCAGCAAAATTATAAGGGAGGCCTAGGTTATCGAAATCCGATAAAGCAATTGTTTATTAACGCTTCCTACTCATATATTTTTTCTGAAAATAATTTATTGTACAGTTCTAATATTGGTGAAAACGGAACAACAATTTTAGAAGCGGTGGCTCGCGATAATAGCTTCGACAATCATAGCTTTAACGCTAGCGGTAGTAAATACTTTAGGAAAATAAAAACGACGCTTAAATTGAATGCCTCTTATAATTTATCCAAGCGGCAGCAGCTTTTAAATAACATTCTGACTGAGGTGAATACGCAAAGTTTGAACCTGCGAGGGAGTGTTGATGCAAATATTTCGAGTTGGTTAATTGCGAGTTATTCAGGAAAATTTTCAACGTATATTTCAGGTTTTGAAGATAGGAATTTCCAAAAAATAGAAACCCATCAACATATTCTCGATCTTTATTTTTATCCTAAGGATAATCAATATTTAAGGGTTAGTGGTGAATATTATGGGAATTCTTTATCTGAAAATGGGGATAATTATTTTGTGAACCTGGGCTATCAGTTTACTTTTGAAAAACCCAAATTAGATCTGCACATTAATTGGCGAAATATTTTGAATACTGAAGAATTTATCCATGCCTACAATAATCAATATTATTACGTACAAAGTAGTTATCGCTTGCGTCCTTCCCAGGTGCTGGCTACTTTAAAATTCAGGCTTTAA
- the nadB gene encoding L-aspartate oxidase: MLFQTDIAIIGSGIAGLSFAIKLAEKRPDLEISIFTKEKADSGNTTKAQGGIAVVLDQKHDSYESHFQDTMKAGKGFNDAEIVRMVVQQAPERLSELLEWGSNFDLSHTGEFDLGLEGGHSYNRILHKQDFTGLEIQTKLLAKVATFPNIHIFSHYFVTDLLIKSIAGIPNCIGLKVLDLNKNILSEIKSRVTFLATGGSGKLFSNSTNPPVATADGVAMAFNAGAEIADMNFVQFHPTALYEENGGPLFLISEAVRGFGAYLINKKGKRFLFEHDERGELATRDIISAAILKELSKSGEKSVFLDCSHLDQKKFRDHFPTIVKHCREIGIHVETDPIPVIPAAHYQCGGIKVDKNAQTSIKNLFASGECSCTGLHGSNRLASNSLLEALVFSHQAVKFLLPRIDEIKKQLQSPSISMESSNRIPLKKEAGLEFLKSHLKKLMSYELVYIKPVSDKKAAIRELEQIQNTIAALMDDNCLNIQYYEIRNLVTAAKLVLLHAILFEEKQQTKKGVFLN, translated from the coding sequence ATGTTGTTTCAAACCGATATTGCCATTATAGGTTCTGGTATCGCCGGACTTTCATTTGCCATAAAATTAGCAGAGAAAAGGCCTGATTTGGAAATTAGCATATTTACCAAAGAAAAAGCCGATTCTGGAAATACCACAAAGGCGCAGGGAGGAATAGCCGTGGTGCTGGACCAAAAGCATGACAGTTATGAATCCCATTTTCAGGACACCATGAAAGCAGGAAAAGGATTTAACGATGCTGAAATCGTTAGAATGGTAGTGCAACAGGCTCCCGAAAGACTTTCTGAACTCCTGGAGTGGGGCAGTAATTTTGATCTCTCTCATACCGGTGAATTCGACCTGGGCCTGGAGGGCGGACATTCTTATAACAGGATCCTTCATAAACAGGATTTTACAGGACTCGAGATCCAAACCAAGCTGCTTGCGAAAGTTGCCACTTTTCCTAATATTCATATTTTTTCGCATTATTTTGTGACCGATCTTCTCATCAAATCTATAGCAGGAATTCCCAATTGCATCGGCCTCAAAGTTCTGGATCTGAATAAGAATATCCTTAGTGAAATTAAAAGCAGGGTGACTTTTCTTGCTACTGGTGGAAGCGGAAAACTTTTCAGTAACAGTACCAATCCGCCGGTTGCCACAGCTGATGGCGTCGCGATGGCCTTTAATGCCGGTGCCGAAATTGCCGATATGAATTTTGTTCAATTTCATCCCACAGCTTTATATGAAGAAAATGGCGGACCTCTTTTCCTGATTTCAGAAGCGGTAAGAGGATTCGGAGCTTATCTTATCAATAAAAAAGGAAAAAGATTTTTATTCGAACATGATGAGCGCGGGGAACTGGCTACTCGGGATATTATTTCTGCTGCCATTTTAAAAGAGTTGTCGAAATCTGGTGAGAAAAGTGTTTTTCTAGATTGCAGTCATCTTGATCAGAAAAAATTCAGGGATCATTTCCCGACTATCGTTAAACACTGTCGGGAAATTGGTATTCATGTAGAAACCGATCCCATACCTGTGATCCCGGCAGCCCATTACCAGTGTGGAGGTATAAAAGTTGACAAAAATGCGCAGACTTCCATAAAAAACCTTTTTGCATCGGGAGAATGCAGCTGTACCGGACTTCACGGTTCAAATCGCTTAGCTTCAAACTCGCTATTGGAAGCCCTTGTTTTCTCCCACCAGGCGGTAAAATTCCTGCTGCCTCGAATTGATGAAATAAAAAAGCAGCTTCAGTCCCCTTCAATTTCTATGGAAAGCAGCAACAGGATTCCTTTAAAAAAAGAAGCAGGCCTTGAATTTCTGAAAAGCCACCTTAAAAAGTTGATGAGCTATGAACTGGTTTATATAAAACCTGTTTCCGATAAAAAAGCGGCAATTCGGGAATTAGAGCAAATACAAAATACCATAGCTGCATTAATGGATGATAATTGTCTCAATATCCAGTATTATGAAATTCGTAACCTGGTAACTGCTGCAAAACTGGTTCTTCTACACGCAATTCTTTTTGAAGAAAAACAGCAGACTAAAAAAGGGGTTTTTCTCAATTGA
- a CDS encoding GLPGLI family protein produces the protein MRKLIIALIFLGLGNLQAQKSYSYKATYRLEFQKDSTNENSIKSEIGVLYLGKGYSRYSSLGKAVKDSLVATLDPSNKSMAEFYRIRSLTPETDFNYKIFKNYLENELILVEKVFKDKLKYKQALKVVDWDIQPETKEILGYKVQKATGAFAGRNYIVWFAPELPFPDGPYKFNGLPGLILEISDLKDDYHFRLTAFQELAYSVDKLLSLDKYKAVSQQELDQVRKDYNRDPLTAMANSGITIEWKDGQEEAKRELRKKYEKRNNPIELQK, from the coding sequence ATGAGAAAACTTATAATCGCTTTGATTTTTCTTGGTTTAGGAAATTTACAGGCGCAAAAATCCTATTCTTATAAAGCTACTTATCGATTAGAATTTCAGAAGGATTCGACAAATGAAAACTCAATAAAATCTGAAATAGGTGTTCTTTATTTAGGTAAAGGTTACTCGCGATATTCCAGCTTGGGTAAAGCGGTTAAAGATTCATTAGTAGCAACGTTAGATCCTTCAAATAAAAGCATGGCGGAGTTTTATCGAATTAGAAGTCTTACCCCAGAAACCGATTTTAATTATAAAATTTTCAAGAACTACCTGGAGAATGAACTTATTTTAGTCGAAAAGGTTTTCAAAGATAAATTGAAGTATAAGCAGGCTTTAAAAGTGGTCGATTGGGATATTCAGCCGGAAACCAAAGAAATTTTAGGCTATAAGGTGCAAAAAGCTACAGGGGCTTTTGCCGGAAGAAATTATATCGTTTGGTTTGCTCCTGAATTACCATTTCCGGATGGGCCTTATAAGTTTAATGGTCTTCCAGGGCTTATTTTAGAAATATCAGATCTTAAAGATGATTATCATTTTAGGTTAACGGCATTCCAGGAGTTAGCATATTCGGTAGATAAATTATTGAGTTTGGATAAATATAAAGCTGTTTCTCAACAGGAACTCGACCAGGTGCGTAAGGATTATAATAGGGATCCGCTTACTGCAATGGCAAATAGCGGAATCACAATTGAATGGAAAGACGGACAGGAAGAGGCTAAACGGGAATTAAGGAAGAAATATGAAAAGCGAAATAATCCAATAGAACTACAAAAATGA
- the nadA gene encoding quinolinate synthase NadA: MSLMKVHPSETSELQEQVLLLKRKKNAVILAHYYQEPAIKRVADFVGDSLELAKKAAQSSADIIVFAGVHFMAETAKILNPERKVLLPDLNAGCSLADSCEPENFKKFIDQHPDHVVVTYINCSAEIKTMSDFVCTSSNAEKVINAIPLDKKIIFAPDKNLGNFLIEKTGREMLLWNGACLVHEAFSIDKLLTLHKKYPSASIIAHPESESHILKVASYIGSTSGLIKHIAESDKKSFIVATEAGILYDMQEQFPEKTIIPAPAKENNSCACSECAYMKMNNLEKLYKCLKNETPEIKLEKEIIEKAALPIHRMLELSN; the protein is encoded by the coding sequence ATGTCATTAATGAAAGTACATCCTTCTGAAACTTCAGAATTACAGGAGCAGGTACTCCTGCTTAAGCGGAAAAAAAATGCCGTAATTCTTGCTCATTATTACCAGGAACCGGCAATAAAACGGGTCGCTGATTTCGTGGGTGACAGCCTGGAGCTTGCAAAAAAAGCAGCTCAAAGCAGTGCTGATATCATTGTTTTTGCCGGAGTGCATTTTATGGCTGAAACAGCAAAGATCCTTAATCCGGAGAGGAAAGTGCTATTGCCCGATCTAAATGCGGGATGTTCCCTGGCCGACAGTTGTGAACCTGAAAACTTTAAAAAGTTTATAGATCAGCATCCAGACCATGTAGTGGTTACTTACATAAATTGTTCGGCAGAGATAAAAACCATGAGCGATTTTGTGTGCACTTCTTCAAATGCTGAAAAAGTCATTAACGCCATCCCTTTGGACAAAAAGATCATTTTTGCTCCTGATAAGAATCTTGGAAATTTTCTTATCGAAAAGACCGGACGGGAAATGTTGCTTTGGAATGGTGCCTGTTTGGTTCATGAAGCTTTTTCGATCGATAAATTGCTAACTCTGCACAAAAAATATCCTTCTGCCAGTATCATCGCCCATCCGGAATCGGAAAGCCATATTTTGAAAGTCGCTTCTTACATCGGCTCTACTTCCGGTTTAATAAAACATATAGCTGAAAGCGATAAAAAGAGTTTTATCGTAGCCACTGAAGCGGGTATTCTCTATGATATGCAGGAACAATTTCCGGAAAAGACCATTATTCCCGCTCCAGCAAAAGAAAATAATAGTTGTGCCTGCAGTGAATGTGCCTATATGAAGATGAACAACCTCGAAAAACTGTATAAATGCCTTAAGAATGAGACCCCTGAGATCAAACTGGAAAAGGAAATAATAGAAAAAGCCGCTCTTCCAATTCATCGCATGCTGGAATTATCGAATTAA
- a CDS encoding GLPGLI family protein, translated as MRKLIILALLMSLGYLKAQTPYPYKATYRLEYQENATDTNSIKSEIGVLYLGKDHSRYSSLGKAVKDSLENMENPETMRMDEYNQMTDFKYKIFKNFKENELILAEKVFQYKLKYKQDLKQINWEIQPENKEILGFSVQKATGNFAGRNYIAWFAPELPFSDGPYKFSGLPGLILEISDLQGQYNFSLTGFQKLEKPANKLLNLDSYKVVSQQELDQVRDDYNRDPIGTMQKAGIRFGWSEEDEAKTRKELSEKYKKRNNPIELQSNKSSIKN; from the coding sequence ATGAGAAAACTTATAATCCTTGCACTTTTAATGAGTTTAGGATATTTGAAGGCACAAACACCTTATCCTTATAAAGCTACTTACCGTTTAGAATATCAAGAAAATGCTACCGATACAAATTCCATAAAATCAGAAATTGGAGTACTTTATTTAGGTAAAGACCACTCGCGATATTCAAGTTTGGGTAAAGCGGTTAAAGATTCTTTAGAGAATATGGAAAATCCTGAAACCATGAGGATGGATGAGTACAATCAAATGACCGACTTTAAATACAAGATCTTTAAAAATTTTAAGGAAAACGAACTTATTTTGGCAGAAAAGGTTTTTCAATATAAATTAAAATATAAACAGGATCTAAAACAGATTAATTGGGAAATTCAACCAGAGAATAAAGAAATTTTAGGCTTTAGCGTTCAGAAAGCCACAGGTAATTTTGCAGGTAGAAATTATATTGCCTGGTTTGCACCAGAATTACCATTCTCCGATGGGCCTTATAAGTTTAGTGGTTTGCCGGGTCTTATTTTAGAAATCTCCGACCTTCAGGGACAATATAATTTTAGCTTAACGGGATTTCAAAAATTAGAAAAACCAGCGAATAAGCTATTGAATTTGGACAGCTATAAAGTTGTTTCTCAGCAAGAACTTGATCAGGTTCGGGATGATTATAATCGCGATCCCATTGGAACAATGCAAAAGGCAGGAATAAGATTCGGTTGGAGCGAAGAAGATGAAGCTAAAACAAGGAAAGAACTAAGCGAAAAATATAAAAAGCGTAATAATCCAATTGAGCTTCAGTCAAACAAATCATCGATCAAAAATTAA
- a CDS encoding M13 family metallopeptidase yields MKNLIKLSLAVAFLAGFSACKNAEKSDSSEEKELESGILVQNMDTTVRPGNDFHAYVNGKWIKETEIPADKASYGAGYMVQEQAEEDVKEIILSAAEDDHPEGSAEQKVGDLYASYMNSQLRDSLGMEPLKEDLQKIENISSYDELASYFAYANRSGLYAPLSSFVYQDFKDPSFYTVYVVQSGLGLPDREYYLSEDARSKEIRKAYVDHIQKMFELAGWQNGQKSAKNIMSLETEMAASQMKKEDTRNMQKLYNMYGHDEALKLMPDFNFEKYLSGAGINRDTIGIAMVDYTKSLNDIIKSHSLDTWKTYLKWGLLNASSNELNSDIYNEDFNFYRKELRGIQEPREQWRRGVAVVNSNLGEVVGKVYVEKHFPPEAKKRMEDLVQNLLKAYEESIKNLDWMSEDTKKQALDKLNNINTKIGYPDKWKDYSDLKITANDLYGNIKRSSQFQYQVEIDKLDGPIDREEWGMTPQTVNAYYNPTMNEIVFPAAILQPPFFNLEADDAVNYGAIGAVIGHEIGHGFDDQGSKFDGSGAMRNWWTDEDRKEFEKRTASLTDQYNQFEVIDSVHVNGEFTLGENIGDLGGLSIALKAYKKSLDGKEAKVIDGFTPEQRVFLGYGQAWLQKSREEALRMQVSTDPHSPAKFRVNGVVRNVPEFYKAFDVKPGDSLYLAEDQRVKIW; encoded by the coding sequence ATGAAAAATCTTATAAAACTGTCACTGGCAGTCGCATTTCTTGCCGGCTTTTCTGCCTGCAAGAACGCTGAAAAATCTGATTCTTCCGAAGAAAAGGAACTGGAATCTGGAATTCTCGTCCAAAATATGGACACTACGGTTAGGCCGGGGAATGATTTCCACGCCTATGTAAACGGAAAATGGATCAAAGAAACTGAAATTCCCGCTGATAAAGCCAGTTATGGTGCAGGTTATATGGTGCAGGAACAGGCCGAAGAAGACGTAAAAGAAATTATCCTTTCGGCTGCTGAAGACGATCATCCGGAAGGATCTGCCGAACAAAAAGTTGGAGACCTTTACGCATCTTATATGAATTCCCAGCTTCGCGACTCTTTGGGAATGGAACCATTAAAAGAAGACCTTCAGAAAATAGAAAATATTTCCAGCTATGATGAGCTTGCTTCTTATTTTGCCTATGCGAACCGTTCGGGATTATACGCTCCACTTTCCAGCTTTGTTTATCAGGATTTTAAAGATCCAAGCTTTTATACCGTATATGTTGTTCAAAGCGGGCTCGGGCTACCAGACAGGGAATATTATCTTTCAGAAGACGCACGTTCTAAAGAAATTCGCAAGGCCTATGTAGATCATATACAAAAGATGTTTGAGCTTGCAGGCTGGCAAAACGGGCAAAAATCTGCTAAAAATATCATGTCCCTTGAAACAGAAATGGCGGCAAGCCAGATGAAAAAAGAAGATACGAGAAATATGCAGAAGCTGTACAACATGTACGGTCATGATGAGGCCTTAAAACTGATGCCTGATTTCAATTTCGAAAAATATTTAAGCGGGGCCGGAATTAACCGTGATACGATTGGTATCGCCATGGTTGATTATACCAAAAGCCTGAACGATATCATCAAATCTCATTCGCTGGACACCTGGAAGACCTATTTGAAGTGGGGTTTACTAAATGCGAGCTCTAATGAACTGAACTCTGATATTTATAATGAAGATTTCAATTTCTACAGAAAGGAATTAAGAGGAATTCAGGAGCCAAGAGAACAATGGCGCCGTGGGGTGGCTGTGGTGAATTCTAATCTTGGAGAAGTGGTGGGGAAGGTTTATGTGGAGAAACATTTTCCGCCGGAAGCAAAGAAACGCATGGAAGACCTCGTACAGAACCTTCTGAAAGCTTATGAAGAGAGTATCAAAAATCTTGACTGGATGAGTGAAGACACCAAAAAACAGGCGCTTGACAAATTGAATAATATCAATACCAAAATTGGTTATCCCGATAAATGGAAAGATTATTCCGATCTTAAAATCACTGCAAATGATCTTTACGGAAATATAAAACGCTCTTCCCAATTCCAGTACCAGGTGGAGATCGACAAGCTGGACGGCCCTATTGACCGTGAGGAATGGGGAATGACACCACAAACCGTAAACGCCTATTACAATCCTACAATGAACGAGATCGTATTTCCGGCAGCCATTCTACAGCCTCCGTTTTTTAATCTGGAAGCCGATGATGCCGTTAATTATGGAGCTATTGGAGCAGTGATAGGTCATGAAATAGGTCATGGATTTGATGACCAGGGAAGTAAATTTGACGGCTCCGGCGCGATGCGCAACTGGTGGACCGATGAAGACCGTAAGGAATTTGAAAAAAGAACCGCAAGTCTCACAGATCAATACAATCAATTCGAAGTAATCGACAGCGTTCATGTAAACGGGGAATTTACTCTGGGTGAAAACATTGGAGATCTTGGAGGTTTAAGTATCGCATTAAAAGCCTATAAAAAATCACTTGACGGAAAAGAGGCTAAAGTAATTGACGGCTTTACACCAGAACAACGAGTGTTTTTGGGTTATGGCCAGGCATGGTTACAGAAATCCCGGGAAGAAGCCCTTAGAATGCAGGTAAGCACCGATCCGCATTCTCCGGCAAAATTCCGCGTAAACGGAGTGGTAAGGAACGTTCCTGAATTTTATAAAGCTTTTGATGTAAAACCGGGAGACAGTCTTTATCTGGCAGAAGATCAAAGGGTAAAGATCTGGTAA
- a CDS encoding site-specific integrase, with protein sequence MRTNQTFAISFFIRKKKNQPELGILYARITINGKKQEISLKRTLPVDRWNQTSCRMIGNSSESFQINKKINETRSQLFKIHDALLKEDKVLTVDLIKSRYLGTDQQHKTLCQLLDYQRIKMNKVLKYGTLKNYTTTETYLLDYLKVQYRTSDTYLKHIDYEFTLGFESYLNNLEGLHNNGLMKHMERFKKLMRLAEHLDWIEKNPTRRFKLRFDSVDMVYLSKTELEKIKEHELENPTLRLNRDIFIFACYTGLAYADVKSLHKNNLQIGIDGRKWIYTRRSKTNTPVRIPLLKPAEEIINRYQDHPKAETRNSLLPIYSNQKTNQYLKEVAKKVKIRKKLSFHTARHTFATTVTLANGVPIETVSKLLGHTKLSTTQIYARVIDSKISRDIDNLRLKLSG encoded by the coding sequence ATGCGTACAAATCAAACTTTTGCTATTTCTTTTTTCATTCGTAAAAAGAAAAACCAACCCGAATTAGGGATCCTCTATGCTCGAATTACCATAAATGGTAAAAAACAGGAAATTAGTTTAAAAAGAACCCTTCCTGTAGATCGGTGGAACCAGACCTCCTGCAGAATGATCGGGAACAGTTCCGAGAGTTTCCAGATTAATAAAAAGATCAATGAAACCAGGAGCCAGTTGTTTAAAATCCACGATGCCTTATTAAAAGAAGATAAAGTGCTAACAGTGGATTTGATCAAATCTCGATATTTAGGTACCGACCAGCAACATAAAACCTTGTGCCAACTTCTGGATTACCAGCGCATTAAAATGAATAAAGTTCTAAAATATGGGACTTTAAAGAATTATACGACCACAGAAACCTATCTCCTGGATTATCTTAAAGTGCAGTACCGAACATCGGATACCTATCTCAAGCATATAGATTATGAATTCACCCTTGGCTTTGAAAGCTACCTGAATAATTTGGAGGGCTTACACAACAATGGTTTGATGAAGCATATGGAACGTTTTAAAAAGCTGATGCGCCTGGCCGAACACCTTGACTGGATCGAGAAAAATCCTACCAGGAGATTTAAGCTGCGCTTTGATTCAGTAGATATGGTTTATTTATCAAAAACGGAGCTTGAGAAAATCAAGGAGCATGAGCTGGAGAATCCTACCCTACGACTCAATCGTGACATATTCATATTTGCATGCTATACCGGACTGGCTTATGCTGATGTAAAATCTTTGCATAAGAATAATTTACAAATAGGCATAGACGGTAGAAAATGGATTTATACTCGCAGGAGTAAAACAAACACACCGGTAAGAATTCCATTGCTGAAACCTGCTGAGGAAATAATAAATCGCTACCAGGACCACCCAAAAGCAGAAACTAGAAATTCTTTATTACCAATATATTCCAATCAAAAAACGAATCAATATTTAAAAGAGGTGGCAAAAAAGGTGAAAATAAGAAAGAAATTGAGCTTTCATACCGCCAGACATACTTTTGCTACTACCGTTACTTTGGCAAATGGAGTGCCTATTGAAACGGTATCTAAACTTTTAGGGCATACTAAGCTCTCGACAACTCAGATCTATGCTAGGGTAATAGACTCTAAAATTTCCAGGGATATAGATAATTTAAGATTAAAGTTGAGTGGTTAA